In Sphaeramia orbicularis chromosome 7, fSphaOr1.1, whole genome shotgun sequence, one genomic interval encodes:
- the atp5pb gene encoding ATP synthase peripheral stalk subunit b, mitochondrial, with protein MLSRIIFIPANVLKGSGPLGAGLVQASRSLHTSSQNLAPVPPLPEKGGKVRHGIFPEELFQLLYPKTGVTGPYMLGTGLLTYLLSKEIYVINHETFAALSIGAAIIYGVKKFGPSVAAFADKLNEEKVAKAQEVKDVAMTSLAEAIEDEKKEQWRVEGRGMLFDAKRNNVNMLLETNYRERLHMVTNEVKRRLDYQIALQDLHLRMEQEHMVNWVEKSVISSITPQQEKESIAKCITDLKALAKATQAKATA; from the exons ATGTTGTCCAGGATCATTTTCATCCCAG CCAATGTCCTGAAAGGCAGTGGCCCCCTTGGAGCTGG TCTGGTCCAGGCGTCCCGCTCCCTGCACACATCATCCCAGAATCTGGCCCCTGTTCCCCCTCTGCCAGAGAAAGGAGGCAAAGTCCGTCATGGCATCTTCCCAGAGGAGTTGTTCCAGCTCCTGTACCCCAAAACTGGAGTCACAG GGCCCTACATGTTGGGTACTGGCCTCCTCACCTACTTGCTTTCCAAGGAAATCTACGTCATCAACCATGAGACCTTCGCCGCTCTCTCCATTGGTGCTGCCATCATCTATGGTGTGAAGAAATTTGGTCCAAGTGTAGCAGCTTTTGCTGACAAATTGAATGAG GAGAAAGTGGCCAAGGCTCAGGAGGTGAAGGACGTGGCCATGACCAGTCTGGCTGAGGCCATCGAGGATGAGAAGAAGGAGCAGTGGAGAGTTGAGGGAAGAGGAATGCTCTTTGATGCTAAGAGA AACAACGTGAACATGCTGTTGGAGACCAACTACAGAGAGAGGCTACACATGGTAACAAATGAGGTGAAGAGGCGCTTGGATTACCAGATAGCCCTGCAGGACCTCCACCTCAGGATGGAGCAGGAACACATGGTCAACTGGGTGGAGAAGAGCGTCATCAGCAGCATCACGCCTCAGCAG gAGAAAGAAAGCATCGCTAAGTGCATCACAGACCTGAAGGCTCTGGCTAAGGCCACTCAGGCCAAAGCGACCGCTTAA